From a single Apium graveolens cultivar Ventura chromosome 2, ASM990537v1, whole genome shotgun sequence genomic region:
- the LOC141700075 gene encoding uncharacterized protein LOC141700075, which produces MTTTETSKLKEGAIGLNYPMLARSNYTAWALKMKVFMKAQGVWNAIENKEKGAAVDDRQDKIALATIYQGIPEDILLSVANKETAKEAWEAIETMCQGAERAVKKARIQTLRSEFESLSMKDSDQLDEFYLKLNGMVTKIRALGEEMKESYVVKKLLRAVPSKFVHIVSTIEQFGDLDTMSVEEAVGSLKAHEERVKGQTEDGGG; this is translated from the coding sequence ATGACAACTACGGAGACTAGCAAGCTGAAGGAAGGAGCAATAGGGTTGAATTATCCGATGTTGGCCAGGAGTAACTACACAGCATGGGCACTTAAGATGAAAGTGTTTATGAAGGCTCAGGGGGTGTGGAATGCAATCGAGAACAAAGAAAAGGGAGCTGCAGTTGATGACAGACAAGACAAGATCGCCCTGGCTACCATATACCAGGGGATACCTGAAGATATTCTGTTATCTGTGGCTAATAAAGAAACAGCCAAAGAAGCCTGGGAGGCTATTGAGACTATGTGTCAGGGAGCAGAGCGCGCGGTGAAAAAAGCCAGGATCCAGACACTAAGGAGTGAGTTTGAATCCTTGAGTATGAAGGATAGTGATCAGCTAGATGAGTTCTATTTAAAGCTGAACGGAATGGTAACTAAGATACGTGCTCTGGGAGAGGAGATGAAGGAGAGCTATGTGGTGAAAAAACTGCTTCGTGCTGTACCATCAAAATTTGTCCACATTGTCTCTACCATCGAACAGTTCGGTGATTTAGACACCATGTCAGTTGAGGAAGCTGTGGGTTCCTTGAAGGCTCACGAGGAACGTGTGAAAGGACAAACAGAAGATGGGGGAGGATAG